In one window of Bacteroidales bacterium DNA:
- the cls gene encoding cardiolipin synthase, with product MNWLLTIEIIYFAIVLLVIMRVLYDTRSGAKALAYILFIILLPGIGMLFYFSFGVNYRKHKLYSKKIVENEVSLQKIRTYLRNHTEQMLQSERISADHNTLARFISNSTNSPLTGNGSVKLLLNGEEKFPEVLRALQGATSHIHLEYYIYENDETGNSIADVLIDKARQGVEVRFMYDDFGSHGLGKKFIKRLEDAGVETAPFYKIKWYALASRLNYRNHRKIIVIDGRRSFIGGINISDKYRNDTKAKDGLYWRDTHLMIDGPATFYLQYLFICDWNFCSERKLNFGAAYFNLPPRLKETPLTLLQIVPSGPDSTLPVIFYSLMQSIASARQSISITSPYFIPGDSLMDALIISAKSGVGIKILVPGISDSKMVNAAARSYYTELLRHGVRIFTYQKGFVHAKTMIVDHHLAVVGTANMDYRSFDLNFEVNAMLYSEDIARQLQEAFDDDLKFSTEINAIDWLNRPAYVFLWEKLVRLLSPLL from the coding sequence ATGAATTGGTTATTAACCATCGAAATTATTTATTTTGCCATCGTGCTCCTGGTCATTATGCGGGTGCTCTACGATACGCGAAGCGGTGCCAAAGCTCTGGCCTACATTCTTTTTATTATCCTGTTGCCGGGGATCGGCATGTTATTCTATTTTTCTTTTGGTGTTAATTACCGAAAGCATAAATTGTACAGCAAGAAAATAGTAGAAAATGAGGTGTCGCTACAAAAAATCAGGACATACCTTCGTAATCATACAGAGCAGATGTTGCAGTCAGAACGCATTTCTGCTGATCACAACACATTGGCACGTTTTATTTCCAATTCAACCAATAGTCCGCTCACCGGCAACGGTTCCGTTAAGTTGCTTTTGAATGGAGAGGAGAAATTTCCGGAAGTGTTGAGAGCGCTGCAGGGCGCAACGTCGCACATCCATCTCGAATATTATATTTATGAAAATGATGAAACCGGAAATTCCATTGCAGATGTTTTGATAGATAAAGCCAGGCAGGGTGTAGAAGTGCGTTTCATGTACGATGATTTTGGTAGCCATGGACTGGGCAAGAAGTTTATCAAAAGGCTGGAGGATGCCGGCGTGGAGACGGCGCCTTTTTATAAAATAAAATGGTACGCCCTGGCCAGCCGCCTCAACTATCGCAACCACCGGAAAATTATCGTTATCGATGGTAGGAGATCCTTCATTGGCGGCATAAATATAAGCGATAAATATAGGAACGATACAAAAGCCAAAGACGGCCTCTATTGGCGTGACACCCACCTGATGATTGATGGTCCGGCGACCTTTTATCTGCAATATCTTTTTATTTGCGACTGGAATTTTTGTAGTGAACGGAAACTAAATTTCGGAGCAGCCTATTTCAACTTGCCCCCCCGTCTAAAAGAAACACCCCTCACGCTCTTGCAGATTGTACCTTCAGGCCCCGATTCTACCTTGCCGGTCATTTTCTACTCTTTGATGCAGTCCATCGCTTCGGCGCGGCAAAGTATATCTATTACCAGCCCCTATTTTATCCCGGGCGACAGCCTCATGGATGCCCTGATTATTTCCGCCAAAAGCGGTGTTGGGATAAAGATTCTGGTTCCGGGCATTTCTGATTCCAAAATGGTGAATGCTGCTGCCCGTTCGTATTATACGGAGCTGCTGCGGCACGGGGTGCGGATATTTACCTATCAAAAAGGTTTTGTGCATGCCAAGACCATGATCGTCGATCATCATCTGGCCGTGGTAGGCACCGCCAATATGGACTATCGGAGTTTCGACCTCAACTTCGAGGTGAATGCCATGTTGTACAGCGAAGACATCGCCCGGCAATTGCAGGAAGCCTTCGACGATGACCTAAAGTTTTCGACAGAGATTAATGCCATCGACTGGCTGAACAGGCCGGCTTACGTTTTTCTGTGGGAAAAGCTGGTGCGTCTGCTCTCTCCGTTGTTGTAA
- a CDS encoding FAD-dependent oxidoreductase, whose amino-acid sequence MEKINVLIIGGGASGLQAAITAKTNYPDKSVVVVRKEEKVLVPCGIPYIFGSLHTSDKNVMPDKMLTDIGVEIKIAEVELVDKENNIVTLSNNEKIYFEKIIFATGSIPTKPKWLKGADLENVFTIPKNKKYLDEMYTRLKPLKKVITIGAGFIGVEMSDEMNKAGWDVTLIEIAPSILARAFDKEFGDKAEDLLKSRGVKVITGKGVKEIVGKEGKVKKIILTTGEELEADAVVLSMGYVPNTELAKKSGIELNEYGFIKTCEYMRVHNCSSDFFAVGDCAEKRDFLTGKLNTTMLASTACAEARVAGMSLYGLSPCKSFGGTIAIYDTAIGDTAFGTAGVTETKANEDDFSVIVGSFTGMDRHPGTLEGMHEQTVKLIVASDCGMIIGGEVYGGCSVGELTNSIGFLIQSHTNIKSLLTAQIGTHPLLTGSPAAYPLIKAAEIVAKKLKRRF is encoded by the coding sequence ATGGAAAAAATCAATGTTTTAATTATTGGAGGCGGAGCATCCGGACTCCAGGCCGCTATAACCGCAAAAACGAACTACCCTGACAAATCAGTGGTGGTGGTAAGAAAAGAGGAAAAAGTTTTGGTTCCTTGCGGAATTCCCTACATCTTCGGTTCGTTGCATACAAGCGACAAAAATGTTATGCCCGACAAAATGCTGACCGATATTGGAGTGGAAATAAAGATTGCAGAAGTGGAGCTTGTTGATAAAGAAAACAACATTGTTACTTTATCAAATAACGAGAAGATTTACTTTGAAAAAATAATTTTCGCAACTGGTTCAATCCCTACAAAACCAAAATGGCTCAAAGGTGCTGATTTGGAAAACGTTTTCACGATTCCAAAAAATAAAAAGTATCTCGATGAGATGTACACCCGATTGAAGCCTTTGAAAAAAGTCATCACCATCGGTGCCGGCTTTATTGGCGTAGAGATGTCGGATGAAATGAACAAGGCAGGGTGGGATGTTACGCTGATAGAAATCGCGCCTTCTATATTAGCCAGAGCTTTTGATAAGGAATTTGGCGACAAAGCCGAAGACTTGTTAAAATCGCGTGGTGTGAAAGTTATTACTGGCAAAGGGGTAAAAGAAATTGTTGGTAAAGAAGGAAAAGTTAAAAAGATCATCTTGACCACCGGTGAAGAGCTCGAAGCTGATGCAGTTGTTCTTTCGATGGGCTATGTTCCAAATACTGAATTGGCCAAAAAATCCGGTATCGAATTAAACGAATACGGATTTATCAAAACGTGTGAATACATGCGTGTTCATAATTGCTCCAGCGATTTCTTTGCTGTTGGCGATTGCGCCGAAAAAAGAGATTTCTTAACAGGAAAACTAAACACTACAATGCTCGCATCTACCGCCTGTGCCGAAGCCAGAGTAGCCGGCATGAGTTTATACGGATTAAGTCCTTGTAAATCATTTGGCGGAACCATTGCAATTTATGATACTGCCATCGGCGATACTGCATTTGGTACTGCAGGTGTTACCGAAACGAAAGCCAACGAGGACGACTTCAGTGTAATTGTTGGGAGCTTTACAGGAATGGACAGGCATCCCGGCACCCTCGAGGGCATGCACGAACAAACTGTAAAATTAATCGTGGCTTCCGATTGCGGTATGATCATCGGTGGTGAAGTTTACGGCGGCTGTAGTGTTGGGGAATTAACCAACTCTATTGGTTTTTTAATTCAAAGCCACACGAACATAAAGTCGTTGCTAACGGCACAAATTGGTACTCATCCGTTGCTTACGGGTTCTCCAGCAGCTTATCCGTTGATTAAAGCCGCTGAAATTGTAGCAAAAAAATTAAAACGCCGGTTCTAA
- a CDS encoding glucose 1-dehydrogenase → MKFDALFDLAGKTAIVTGGANGIGKAAAMLLAKAGANIAIADFKPEDAETAAREIRELGVKAIAVRCNVLKDEDLVNLVETTVAELGSIHILISNAGGGGGNSENPFKISVEEFMRVFNLNVFSAWRLCQLCVPHMKKAGYGSIVITTSMASIDKSPNMSAYAASKASVNHMVANLAHDFGPEVRINAVGPGATRTAALESVLTSEIEAKMLANTPIRRLGTPDDIAGAMLYFASPVSEWVSGQTLFVNGGGEQTL, encoded by the coding sequence ATGAAATTTGATGCATTATTTGACCTTGCAGGAAAAACCGCTATCGTTACCGGTGGTGCCAACGGGATAGGCAAGGCTGCTGCGATGCTTTTAGCCAAAGCCGGTGCCAATATTGCCATAGCTGATTTTAAACCGGAAGACGCTGAAACGGCCGCCCGGGAAATCCGGGAGCTGGGCGTGAAAGCCATTGCAGTTCGCTGTAATGTGTTGAAAGATGAAGATTTGGTTAATCTGGTGGAGACCACCGTTGCAGAACTTGGTAGCATACATATTTTGATAAGCAATGCCGGTGGCGGCGGTGGCAATAGTGAAAACCCGTTTAAAATTTCTGTAGAGGAATTTATGCGGGTTTTTAATTTAAACGTTTTTAGTGCATGGCGCTTATGCCAGCTATGTGTGCCCCACATGAAGAAAGCGGGCTACGGCTCCATCGTAATTACCACTTCGATGGCGAGCATCGATAAAAGCCCAAACATGAGCGCTTATGCGGCCTCCAAGGCATCGGTTAATCACATGGTAGCAAATCTTGCCCATGATTTTGGTCCTGAAGTGAGGATAAATGCCGTAGGTCCGGGGGCAACCCGAACTGCTGCTTTGGAAAGCGTTTTAACGTCGGAGATTGAAGCTAAAATGCTGGCCAACACACCCATCAGACGTTTGGGTACGCCCGATGATATCGCCGGCGCAATGCTATATTTTGCTTCGCCGGTCTCAGAGTGGGTGAGTGGCCAAACCTTATTTGTAAACGGTGGCGGCGAACAAACCTTATAA
- a CDS encoding M23 family metallopeptidase yields MKKRTILILLIAAAVLAAGIFYFLSDSFTSGNGKLMKAEAVAAPLFMYGLPVDSFDVVQDKIGNNEFLADILLKHHVDYPTITRLAHSTREVFDVRKIRYGNKYTLLLNHDSLARARYFIYEISPVDFVIYDLGDTIHARLGAKEVAVVIDTASGIINSSLWNALIANGDDPNLANELSEIYAWTIDFFGIQKGDSYKAIYERRLVDGENIGIGRVLAANMNHYGKDIHAFYFVQNEQGDYFDEKANSLRRAFLKAPLKFKRISSGFSNSRMHPILKIRRPHHGVDYAADHGTPVVAIGDGVVEFAKWDNGGGGRAVKIKHNSTYTTLYMHLSKYGAGIQAGTRVKQGQIVGYVGSSGMATGPHLDFRVYRNGKPIDPTKMESPPAHPVDTAYRQQFYAECEKWMHILHNIPFAESDSLLTAL; encoded by the coding sequence ATGAAAAAGCGTACCATACTCATTTTACTTATTGCTGCTGCAGTTTTAGCGGCAGGCATTTTTTACTTCTTATCCGACAGCTTTACCTCTGGCAACGGCAAGCTGATGAAAGCGGAAGCTGTGGCTGCTCCGCTTTTCATGTACGGCCTTCCGGTGGATTCGTTTGATGTGGTGCAGGACAAAATTGGCAACAATGAGTTTTTGGCTGATATCCTTTTGAAACATCATGTCGATTATCCCACCATCACCCGTCTGGCGCATTCTACGCGCGAGGTGTTCGACGTGCGCAAAATCCGCTATGGCAACAAATACACGCTTTTGCTCAACCACGACTCGCTGGCAAGGGCACGTTATTTTATCTATGAGATTTCGCCGGTAGATTTTGTCATCTACGATCTGGGCGACACCATTCATGCAAGGCTTGGCGCCAAAGAGGTGGCCGTAGTTATCGACACCGCCAGTGGCATCATCAATAGTTCGCTGTGGAATGCTTTGATAGCTAATGGCGACGATCCCAACCTGGCCAACGAACTCTCGGAGATTTATGCCTGGACTATCGACTTTTTTGGAATCCAGAAAGGCGATAGCTACAAGGCGATTTATGAGCGGCGGCTGGTGGATGGCGAAAATATTGGTATCGGCAGAGTGCTTGCCGCCAACATGAACCATTATGGCAAAGACATTCATGCTTTTTATTTCGTGCAAAACGAACAAGGCGATTATTTTGATGAAAAGGCCAACAGCTTGCGGCGTGCTTTCCTGAAGGCGCCATTGAAATTCAAGCGCATCAGCTCTGGTTTTTCGAATAGCCGGATGCATCCGATTCTGAAAATCCGGCGCCCGCACCACGGCGTCGATTATGCTGCCGACCACGGAACGCCCGTAGTTGCTATCGGTGATGGTGTGGTAGAGTTTGCCAAATGGGACAATGGCGGTGGCGGTCGTGCCGTAAAGATAAAACACAACAGCACCTACACCACACTTTACATGCACCTTTCTAAATATGGTGCCGGCATACAGGCGGGCACCCGTGTAAAGCAGGGACAGATAGTTGGCTACGTTGGCTCTTCGGGGATGGCTACGGGGCCGCACCTCGACTTTAGGGTTTATCGCAATGGCAAGCCCATCGACCCGACAAAAATGGAATCGCCGCCGGCACATCCCGTCGATACTGCCTATCGCCAGCAGTTTTATGCCGAGTGCGAAAAATGGATGCACATACTCCACAACATTCCGTTTGCTGAATCCGACAGCCTCCTGACGGCTTTGTAG